In Labilibaculum sp. DW002, one DNA window encodes the following:
- the tilS gene encoding tRNA lysidine(34) synthetase TilS → MLRKLVRFVEEEKLFYRDEKILVAVSGGVDSVVLLDLLCKMEVECGVAHCNFHLRDEESNGDFDFVKNLADQRGLAFYSKDFDTKKYAAENKVSIEMAARDLRYNWFEQIRNNFQYKYIAVGHHADDVAETVLINLARGTGIHGLSGIKPKLGNIVRPLLPFTRKQLFEYSEDNSLNFREDSTNAETDFVRNKIRHQIMPVLEEINPAIRNTMTENVRRFREVEQIYNEVIEKNRGELILNKGKDLLISIAKLEKLKAPVSHLFEILSPFGFHHRDVKNIADAIKGISGKLFYSSTHQVLRDREFLILSEISENDKQEYSISEEVSVLDSPFSMKLSFQDRTSSFRFPRDLKIACFDANKLKFPLKLRKWQEGDAFRPIGMKGNKKLSDFFIDQKFSIQEKENTWLLCSGSKIIWVVGHRMDDRVKITDETTKIYRLELV, encoded by the coding sequence ATGCTTCGTAAGCTAGTTCGTTTTGTAGAGGAAGAAAAATTGTTTTATCGCGACGAAAAAATATTAGTGGCAGTAAGCGGTGGAGTAGATTCTGTCGTATTGCTCGATTTACTATGCAAAATGGAGGTGGAATGTGGGGTTGCTCATTGCAATTTTCACTTAAGAGATGAGGAATCGAATGGAGATTTTGATTTCGTAAAGAATTTGGCTGATCAACGTGGATTGGCTTTTTATTCTAAGGATTTTGATACTAAAAAATATGCTGCCGAAAATAAGGTTTCTATTGAAATGGCAGCACGCGATTTACGCTACAATTGGTTCGAACAAATTCGGAATAATTTCCAATATAAATACATTGCCGTTGGTCATCATGCAGATGATGTAGCTGAAACAGTTTTAATTAATTTGGCTCGCGGCACAGGAATTCATGGATTATCTGGAATAAAGCCAAAATTAGGGAATATTGTTCGTCCCTTATTACCTTTTACTAGAAAGCAGTTGTTTGAATATTCAGAAGATAATTCGCTTAATTTCCGTGAAGATTCGACCAATGCAGAAACTGATTTTGTAAGAAATAAAATTCGCCATCAAATCATGCCGGTTTTGGAAGAGATTAACCCGGCAATTCGAAATACCATGACTGAGAATGTTCGTCGTTTTCGCGAAGTAGAGCAAATCTACAATGAGGTTATCGAAAAGAATAGAGGTGAATTGATTCTTAACAAAGGCAAGGACTTACTGATCTCTATTGCGAAATTGGAGAAGTTAAAGGCTCCGGTTTCTCATTTATTTGAAATTCTATCTCCTTTTGGTTTTCATCATCGAGATGTGAAGAATATTGCTGATGCAATTAAGGGAATTTCAGGTAAACTTTTCTATTCGTCTACACATCAGGTTTTGCGAGACCGTGAATTTTTAATTCTTTCGGAGATTTCTGAAAACGATAAGCAAGAATATTCAATTTCGGAAGAAGTTTCTGTATTGGACTCACCATTTAGCATGAAATTATCTTTTCAGGATAGAACATCAAGTTTTCGTTTTCCTAGGGATTTAAAAATTGCCTGTTTCGATGCCAATAAATTAAAATTTCCATTAAAGTTGAGGAAATGGCAAGAAGGTGATGCTTTTCGCCCAATTGGGATGAAAGGGAATAAGAAACTATCTGATTTTTTCATCGACCAGAAATTTTCAATTCAGGAAAAAGAAAACACATGGCTCCTGTGTTCTGGAAGCAAAATCATTTGGGTTGTTGGTCATCGAATGGATGATCGCGTTAAAATTACCGATGAAACCACAAAAATTTATCGATTGGAATTGGTCTAA